The genomic region GGTTCAGGGTACCCGTTAGGAAAATTAGTGAATTTCTCATAAAGCCAATTTTTTATAGGTATTAGGTTTTCTCCCTCTAACATTTTAATCCATATTCGTTGTTCTTCAGAATTTAATAAAGGATCAAATTCTTCAAAGCTCGGGAATTCGGAAGCCTTCATAACTTGTGTATATCCCTTGTAAAATACCATTTTTAACGTCTGGATACACCTCATATAACAGGCATGTAAGGAGTCCTCAACTTTATTTATGGAGTCAATACTAATAAAAACTCCCCCGTTCAGTAATTTGATTGAATTACTAATGAATCTAGTAGAATCTATGTACAGCTTGTCCATTTCAAAAACAGAAAAAAGACATACTATATAATCACTAAATAATAAAACAACCGGTGTTTCCATAAATATGTATTCATTAATATACTTATAAAGTTCTTTTAAATCGTCTGGATATTCCGGTTTTATTATCATCATTCCTTTATAATCATTAGAAAACTTTACCTCAGTTTCTATCATCAATGATTGGTAATATCTATAATTTTCATCTTTGTTTTCTAAATGAATAGACTTCTCTTTAAAATTTGATAGCTTTTTTATACTCTTTTCTAATGACTCTTTTAGTTTCTCAGGTAACAATGGTTTTACTAATAAATTAACAGCTTGAAGTTGAATTGCTTGCCAGGCACGTTCAAAAATTGCCTCAGTAGTGATAGCTACTATAACTCCTTGGTAATTTTCCACTTTTCTTAAGATAATCTCCCAACTGTTAGTTGAAAACATTTCTAACTCTAAAATCAATATATCTGGTTCACTTTTTTCAAATTCATTAATAAACTGCCTTGCATCTTCAACTAAACATACTTCATTAAATTTCATAGAATAAGAATTTATTAACCATTTAATACCTATTCTTTCTGTAGAGTCTCTATCGGCAATTATTATTCGCATTACTCTATCCTCCTAGAATTTAATAGGGAATAATTAGACTTAGCTATTTACTCAAAAGATAAATTGTAAAAAACTAAATCTGGATAATTCCTGCTCTTATTATATAAGTATATATAATACTTAGGCTCCTAGCACATAAGGTATTTAATGGAAAGTGGTCATTCTTCTTTTTTTGAAATAGAGGATTAAATGGATAAAAAATAATCAAAAACCCAATACTGTCACTTTTATAAATAAAAAGGAGGCGAGATAAAGGTGGATGTACAAAGAGCACAAGAAATTGCAGATTCAGTGGACATGGCCAATGTAATATATAA from Priestia megaterium harbors:
- a CDS encoding helix-turn-helix domain-containing protein, translating into MRIIIADRDSTERIGIKWLINSYSMKFNEVCLVEDARQFINEFEKSEPDILILELEMFSTNSWEIILRKVENYQGVIVAITTEAIFERAWQAIQLQAVNLLVKPLLPEKLKESLEKSIKKLSNFKEKSIHLENKDENYRYYQSLMIETEVKFSNDYKGMMIIKPEYPDDLKELYKYINEYIFMETPVVLLFSDYIVCLFSVFEMDKLYIDSTRFISNSIKLLNGGVFISIDSINKVEDSLHACYMRCIQTLKMVFYKGYTQVMKASEFPSFEEFDPLLNSEEQRIWIKMLEGENLIPIKNWLYEKFTNFPNGYPEPELIRISLTSILAQIRRHMKSYRLEKNQALEEQYQNIFNIVLNSPVLFKVVQELLLFIDKILEQVKTQQKNTQNDFIELGLRFIDEHFSRTDLNLIVVADYVNKSPSYFSYVLSQRTSQTFQQYLTNVRINKAKHLLSTTSLSIQQISFSIGFSDPNYFSRVFKNQTGVSPSTWKNQMLI